The following coding sequences are from one Primulina eburnea isolate SZY01 chromosome 15, ASM2296580v1, whole genome shotgun sequence window:
- the LOC140815160 gene encoding probable WRKY transcription factor 41 — protein sequence MENFGNFNKDSLVTELTRGRSYANQLRKELHPTPASCVHLLERVISSYDNALELLNCMVLLRNGEPKSEGSDRDSKGEVHGKNSKKRKTLATWSERLRVCTETGFEGQLDDGYYWRKYGQKVIFGAKHPRAYYRCTHRGSQGCLATKQVQRTDKDTSIFEVIYRGKHTCIQEMRKKTKENVDIKKRRGDKEVSERRSRQRNLTSKPENREMPIKDESLPTVTSSPTPIGYENVETSFFSKLENFVGMSDSPPFLSPDTSESYLLLSPCRFNDIELSDILRSPESELAEINFNPALIDDFPSGELDLLMDQIDFGSCFVDPSDYFK from the exons ATGGAAAATTTTGGAAACTTTAATAAAGATAGTCTTGTAACTGAGCTAACTCGAGGGAGAAGTTATGCGAATCAGCTGAGAAAAGAGCTTCACCCCACTCCTGCTTCATGTGTTCATTTACTAGAGAGGGTGATTTCTTCTTATGATAATGCTCTAGAGCTGCTTAATTGTATGGTTTTGCTTCGAAACGGAGAGCCTAAAAGCGAAGGATCCGACCGAGACTCCAAGGGGGAAGTTCATGGCAAAAATTCCAAGAAAAG AAAGACATTGGCAACATGGAGCGAACGACTGCGTGTGTGCACTGAAACAGGGTTTGAAGGTCAACTTGATGATGGGTATTACTGGAGGAAATATGGGCAGAAAGTTATTTTTGGGGCTAAGCATCCGAG GGCTTATTATAGATGCACTCATCGCGGTAGTCAAGGATGCTTGGCGACTAAACAAGTGCAACGAACGGACAAAGATACTTCGATCTTTGAAGTGATTTACAGAGGGAAACACACATGTATTCAGGAAATGCGGAAAAAGACAAAAGAAAACGTCGATATAAAAAAGAGGCGAGGAGATAAAGAAGTGAGTGAAAGACGTTCACGGCAGAGGAATTTGACCTCTAAACCAGAGAACAGAGAAATGCCCATTAAGGATGAGAGTCTTCCTACTGTTACCTCTTCTCCCACACCAATTGGATATGAAAATGTTGAAACTTCATTCTTTTCCAAGCTCGAAAACTTTGTTGGAATGAGTGATTCGCCTCCATTTTTGTCTCCAGATACATCGGAGTCCTATCTCCTACTTTCACCATGCCGGTTTAATGATATCGAGCTTAGTGACATTTTACGAAGTCCAGAATCAGAGTTGGCAGAGATAAACTTCAATCCAGCCCTGATCGACGATTTCCCATCGGGAGAGTTGGATCTCTTGATGGATCAAATCGACTTCGGCTCTTGTTTCGTTGATCCgtctgattattttaaataa
- the LOC140814455 gene encoding hydroquinone glucosyltransferase-like — MEKITSNPHIAIIPTPGIGHLIPLVEFAKKLLQLHNFSTTFIIPNEGPLTTAQKAFLLTVPTGISYISLPPVNLDDLPPETKIETRISHTVARSLPSVRDAVESLNNTQKLAALVADLFATDVFDLAIELKIPVYLFFPPSASSLCLALYLQELDKAVSCEYRDAAEKIQIPGCVPIQGRDLFDPIQDRKDEAYRWMLHHGKRYKMADGLLVNSFKELEPGAIDVLQKEESGKPPVYPIGPLILTGSKSDDPCLKWLDKQPASSVLYVSFGSGGTLSLAQITELALGLEMSEQRFLWVIRCPNDKVSNAAYFDSHNSDDPLSYLPENFLERTRNRGLLVPMWAPQAQILAHDSVSGFLTHCGWNSVLESVVNGAPLIAWPLYAEQKMNAFFLDESIKVALRPKMVENGLVGRDEICSIVKNLTEGEEGKRIRSRMRELKNHAAKALGENGSCLQMLGMLGEKWKNGV; from the coding sequence ATGGAGAAGATAACCAGTAATCCCCACATCGCCATTATTCCGACTCCAGGCATCGGGCACCTCATCCCCTTAGTCGAATTCGCCAAGAAACTCCTACAACTCCATAACTTCTCCACAACATTCATTATCCCAAACGAAGGCCCTCTCACCACAGCCCAGAAAGCATTCCTTCTAACTGTCCCTACCGGAATAAGCTATATCTCCCTCCCGCCTGTAAACTTGGACGATTTGCCACCCGAAACCAAGATCGAAACCCGTATATCCCACACCGTCGCACGTTCTCTGCCCTCGGTTCGCGATGCGGTTGAGTCTTTAAATAACACCCAGAAGCTTGCTGCGTTGGTTGCTGATCTGTTTGCTACTGATGTATTCGACCTTGCCATAGAGCTTAAAATTCCAGTATATCTTTTCTTCCCACCTTCTGCCAGCAGTTTGTGTCTTGCTTTGTACCTGCAGGAGCTCGACAAAGCGGTGTCGTGCGAATACAGGGATGCAGCGGAGAAGATTCAGATTCCCGGGTGCGTACCCATTCAAGGGAGGGATCTTTTTGATCCGATCCAGGACAGGAAGGACGAAGCTTACCGATGGATGCTTCATCATGGGAAAAGGTATAAAATGGCTGATGGGTTATTAGTGAATAGCTTTAAGGAATTGGAGCCTGGTGCCATTGATGTTTTACAGAAAGAAGAAAGTGGAAAGCCCCCTGTTTACCCGATCGGACCCTTGATTCTTACTGGTTCTAAATCTGATGATCCGTGCTTAAAATGGTTAGACAAGCAACCAGCGAGTTCAGTTTTGTACGTTTCTTTTGGAAGCGGTGGCACTTTATCTCTGGCTCAGATAACTGAACTTGCGTTAGGTTTAGAAATGAGTGAGCAGAGATTTTTATGGGTTATCAGATGCCCAAACGACAAGGTCTCCAATGCTGCATACTTCGACAGTCACAATTCCGACGACCCATTATCGTATTTGCCTGAAAATTTTCTAGAGAGGACCAGAAACCGTGGACTATTAGTCCCTATGTGGGCACCACAGGCACAAATCTTGGCCCACGATTCTGTTTCCGGTTTTCTAACACACTGTGGATGGAACTCAGTTCTTGAAAGTGTTGTCAATGGTGCACCGCTGATCGCTTGGCCGCTTTATGCAGAGCAGAAAATGAACGCGTTCTTTCTGGATGAGAGTATAAAAGTGGCGCTGAGGCCGAAGATGGTGGAGAATGGATTGGTGGGGAGGGATGAAATTTGTAGTATCGTTAAGAACTTGACGGAAGGGGAAGAAGGGAAAAGGATTCGGAGTCGAATGAGGGAGCTTAAGAATCATGCAGCGAAGGCGCTCGGTGAAAATGGTTCTTGTCTGCAAATGTTGGGAATGTTGGGCGAAAAATGGAAGAATGGTGTTTAG
- the LOC140814905 gene encoding protein trichome birefringence-like 24 — translation MMKPPTNQIYRNLFSSVLVKFAVCFLLLSLAYRLFSSSIPQFSPVAIHGDETALNLDKKLPPQVAEPPEIVDDVSADLDKFTSRNVTEKCDLFLGNWVHDPNGPMYTDTTCYTIEGPQNCMKNGRPDSDYVYWQWKPRDCGLPRFDPKKFLKIMRHKSLAFIGDSIMRNHVQSLLCLLSQAVQAVEVYHDEPYRNRRWSFPSHNFTVSVIWAPFLAKASIFEDENGVSSGMIQLHLDELDSVWTQRYEDYNYIMIAGGKWFLKSAIYYENNTVVGCHNCNNDNITQLGFTYAYRKALNSTLKFIIGSKHKPYIFIRTTTPDHFENGEWNTGGYCNRTRPFQEGEIEINYTDGIMRNIELEEFERAEAIGLENGLVMKLFDTTVLSLLRPDGHPGVYRQFNPYEGKDKNAKIQNDCLHWCLPGPIDSWNGLMMEMLRRGAN, via the exons ATGATGAAACCACCGACTAATCAGATTTATAGGAACCTGTTTTCATCAGTGTTGGTGAAATTTGCAGTCTGTTTTCTGCTTTTGAGCCTTGCTTATCGCCTATTTTCTTCAAGTATTCCGCAGTTTTCACCGGTTGCAATTCATGGTGATGAGACCGCATTAAATTTGGACAAGAAGTTGCCACCTCAAGTGGCGGAGCCGCCAGAAATTGTTGACGATGTTTCGGCTGATCTTGATAAGTTTACTTCTCGGAATG TTACAGAGAAATGCGATTTATTTTTAGGAAACTGGGTTCATGATCCTAATGGTCCGATGTACACTGATACAACCTGCTACACCATTGAAGGTCCACAAAATTGTATGAAGAATGGAAGGCCAGATTCCGATTATGTTTATTGGCAGTGGAAACCAAGGGATTGTGGTTTACCTAGGTTTGATCCAAAGAAATTTCTGAAGATAATGAGGCATAAGTCACTGGCTTTTATTGGTGATTCGATCATGCGTAATCATGTGCAGTCGTTGCTATGCCTTCTCTCGCAG GCCGTGCAAGCAGTTGAAGTCTACCATGATGAGCCATATAGAAACCGGAGATGGTCTTTTCCTTCTCATAACTTCACTGTCTCGGTAATTTGGGCTCCATTCCTTGCCAAAGCCTCCATTTTCGAAGACGAAAATGGAGTTTCATCAGGTATGATCCAGCTCCATCTTGATGAACTAGACAGTGTATGGACTCAGCGATACGAGGATTACAATTACATAATGATAGCCGGAGGGAAATGGTTTCTCAAATCTGCAATTTACTACGAGAACAACACTGTGGTAGGGTGCCATAACTGTAACAATGATAACATTACGCAACTGGGATTCACATATGCTTATCGTAAAGCATTGAACTCGACTTTGAAATTCATCATCGGTTCGAAGCATAAGCCATATATTTTCATCAGAACAACCACCCCAGATCACTTTGAGAACGGGGAATGGAACACAGGTGGCTACTGTAACAGGACAAGGCCGTTTCAAGAAGGCGAGATCGAAATCAATTACACGGATGGGATAATGAGGAACATCGAGCTTGAAGAGTTCGAGCGGGCAGAAGCCATAGGGTTGGAAAACGGGCTGGTTATGAAATTATTCGACACGACGGTTCTTTCGCTTTTGAGACCGGACGGGCATCCGGGAGTTTATAGGCAGTTCAATCCATATGAAGGAAAGGATAAAAATGCAAAGATACAGAATGACTGTTTACACTGGTGCTTGCCAGGGCCTATTGATTCCTGGAATGGGTTGATGATGGAAATGCTTCGTAGAGGCGCAAATTGA